A window of the Arthrobacter sp. Marseille-P9274 genome harbors these coding sequences:
- a CDS encoding PaaX family transcriptional regulator C-terminal domain-containing protein, whose amino-acid sequence MSTPAPSLPRFQQGARPQQLLTVLLGDYWHARNEPIPSAALVELLQGFDVTVTGARAAIQRLAQRGFLVGIKAGRQTAYAVPTMSQDRINAHVRSLFMSHLPQQWDGAWTLVGYSLPEDARGTRRALREQLRQLRFGNLYDALWIRPGDHLAAVRDLLDGLGSALDPEHVTVFTGARLPEGTGLSAVASAFDLPALAEQYREFLDRWEPVASRLQDGLEAALEVSPEAGARPGDAALRLRTSIMADWRTLRRLDPRLPHELLGEDYPMHRAVAACCAIYDALGPPAEAAFRRILRAHDGHLAELVTHHTFAASASLLSEA is encoded by the coding sequence ATGTCCACTCCAGCGCCGAGCCTGCCGCGCTTCCAGCAGGGAGCACGCCCCCAGCAGCTGCTGACCGTCCTGCTGGGAGACTACTGGCACGCACGCAACGAGCCGATCCCCTCGGCGGCGCTCGTGGAGTTGCTGCAGGGCTTCGATGTGACCGTTACGGGGGCGCGTGCAGCCATTCAGCGGCTGGCCCAGCGAGGCTTCCTAGTGGGGATAAAGGCGGGACGCCAGACGGCCTACGCGGTGCCGACCATGAGCCAAGACAGGATCAATGCGCACGTGCGCTCGCTCTTCATGAGCCACCTGCCGCAACAGTGGGACGGCGCCTGGACGCTTGTCGGCTATTCCCTCCCCGAGGATGCCAGGGGCACGCGGCGGGCCCTGCGCGAACAGCTGCGCCAACTGCGCTTCGGGAACCTGTACGACGCCCTCTGGATCCGGCCGGGCGACCATTTGGCGGCGGTTCGCGACTTGCTGGACGGCCTCGGCAGCGCGCTCGATCCCGAACACGTTACGGTGTTCACGGGAGCACGACTGCCGGAGGGAACGGGGCTGAGCGCGGTAGCCTCCGCCTTCGACTTGCCGGCCTTGGCCGAGCAGTATCGCGAATTCCTGGACCGTTGGGAGCCAGTCGCTTCGCGGCTGCAGGACGGGCTGGAGGCCGCCCTCGAGGTCTCGCCCGAGGCGGGAGCCAGGCCGGGGGACGCGGCCCTCCGCTTGCGCACGTCGATCATGGCCGACTGGCGCACGCTGCGCAGGCTCGACCCCCGCCTGCCGCACGAACTGCTTGGCGAGGACTACCCCATGCATCGGGCTGTAGCGGCCTGCTGCGCCATCTACGACGCCCTCGGGCCGCCGGCGGAAGCCGCCTTCCGCCGTATCCTGCGCGCACACGATGGGCATCTGGCCGAGCTGGTCACGCACCACACTTTCGCAGCCTCTGCTTCACTGCTTTCCGAGGCGTAG
- a CDS encoding S9 family peptidase encodes MLVWNPGYGSSGAPTAAAGPTNPVKAWLLDQGYALAGTTASSGGWAVEDLVANQPDVLRIVSAELGEPEEVIAWGESMGGLTSAAALEAHPELIDAALPLCGSVSGAVPMLNGGLDGTFVLRMLLAPDDERLELADVRNEAARQAAFREVLEEAQATPQGRARIALAASAAQIPAWTQASDPEPSKGDLAAQQEQLYAAFMFGVVSPRQPLEARAGGNFSWNTGVDYGQSLVHSGNAQLVRALYREAGLSLSEDLGTLASSDRIAADPRAVAYMQENATPEGKLSGPVLTLHETGDTAPTVAQAATYEDRVRANGDNALLRQAFVDRPGHCDYADAEIAAMVTTLHERLDEDHWADLAHPASLNALADRITAESGLERGGSFASYAPNSMLRPEREVQR; translated from the coding sequence GTGCTGGTATGGAATCCGGGCTACGGCAGCAGCGGTGCCCCGACAGCCGCCGCCGGACCCACGAACCCGGTCAAGGCGTGGCTGCTGGACCAGGGCTACGCCCTTGCCGGAACCACCGCATCCTCCGGCGGCTGGGCCGTCGAGGATCTCGTCGCTAACCAGCCTGACGTTCTCCGGATTGTCAGCGCAGAGCTCGGCGAGCCCGAGGAAGTCATTGCCTGGGGTGAGTCCATGGGTGGCCTGACCTCCGCCGCCGCCTTGGAAGCGCACCCGGAACTCATCGATGCCGCATTGCCGTTGTGCGGCTCGGTCTCCGGCGCGGTTCCAATGCTGAACGGTGGCCTGGACGGCACGTTTGTGCTCAGGATGCTCCTTGCACCCGACGACGAACGGCTCGAACTGGCCGACGTCCGGAACGAAGCCGCGCGCCAGGCGGCCTTCCGCGAGGTGCTGGAGGAAGCACAGGCCACCCCCCAGGGCCGGGCACGTATCGCTCTTGCCGCCAGCGCGGCCCAGATACCCGCGTGGACCCAGGCCTCGGACCCGGAGCCTTCAAAGGGAGACCTGGCAGCGCAGCAGGAACAGCTCTACGCAGCATTCATGTTCGGGGTGGTTTCTCCCCGGCAACCGCTGGAAGCCCGCGCCGGCGGAAACTTCTCTTGGAACACAGGGGTGGACTACGGGCAGTCGCTTGTCCATTCGGGCAACGCCCAACTGGTCCGTGCCCTCTACCGCGAGGCAGGCCTGTCCCTGTCCGAGGACCTCGGCACCCTCGCCTCCAGCGACCGAATTGCGGCCGACCCGCGCGCCGTCGCCTACATGCAGGAGAACGCTACACCTGAGGGCAAACTCTCCGGGCCGGTGCTCACCCTGCATGAAACGGGTGACACCGCACCGACCGTGGCGCAGGCCGCGACCTACGAGGACCGCGTGCGGGCTAACGGCGACAATGCGCTGCTCCGGCAGGCCTTCGTGGATCGGCCGGGCCATTGCGACTATGCCGATGCGGAGATAGCCGCCATGGTCACTACCCTCCATGAGCGCCTTGACGAGGACCATTGGGCCGATTTGGCACATCCTGCCTCCCTGAATGCCCTGGCCGACAGGATCACCGCGGAGAGCGGCCTCGAGCGCGGAGGCTCCTTCGCCAGCTACGCACCGAACAGCATGCTCCGCCCCGAACGGGAGGTACAACGATGA